Proteins co-encoded in one Alcanivorax sp. genomic window:
- the yidC gene encoding membrane protein insertase YidC, whose translation MEIQRALVITGIAVVSYLMIQAWQQDYANPATPTPVEEVAEANSLPGDDLPAPQSEDSTVPNAPQDTAQAPLSEAAPTADAEPSSAKIEVSTDVLRVEIDPRGGDIVRLSLPEYPNHVDTPDQPFVLMQQTNASTYVAQSGLVGKNGTDSSKGRPQWSAEQTRYQLRDGAQELNVDLTLTQDNGAQIIKRYTFEKGSYLVRVSHVVRNQGAQPWSGALYGQIKRDGGEDPGTAKGGFVPMPTYLGAAYWDSEKPYNKLDFDDMQEDPLNLTVTGGWLAMVQHYFVSAWIPDPQQRNHYSSVYLPKRDQYLLRFVSPTMTVEPGEEKALYAEFYAGPKQQDHLGAISDGLNMTVDYGWLWFISQPIFALLVFLQSGEVSVFGMDIDVGFGVGNWGVAIILLTFIIKAIFFKLSATSYRSMAKMRKVAPEMQRIKEQHKNDRQKAQMETMKLFQREKINPLGGCLPMLVQMPVFIALYYVLLESVELRQAPFFLWINDLSVMDPYFVLPILMGASMFLQTRLNPTPADPMQAQVMKWMPVVFSVFMLWFPAGLVLYWLTNNILSIAQQWVITRNIEKG comes from the coding sequence ATGGAAATCCAGCGCGCTCTCGTGATCACCGGCATTGCCGTCGTCTCCTACCTGATGATTCAGGCCTGGCAGCAGGACTATGCCAACCCCGCCACCCCCACTCCGGTAGAGGAAGTGGCCGAGGCCAATAGCCTGCCCGGCGATGATCTTCCTGCACCGCAGTCTGAAGACAGTACCGTGCCCAATGCCCCTCAGGACACGGCACAGGCCCCCCTGAGCGAGGCCGCCCCGACGGCAGATGCAGAGCCTTCTTCTGCCAAGATTGAAGTCAGCACCGATGTGCTGCGTGTGGAAATTGATCCGCGCGGTGGCGACATTGTTCGCCTTTCGCTGCCTGAATACCCGAACCATGTGGATACGCCGGATCAGCCTTTTGTGTTGATGCAGCAAACCAATGCCAGCACCTATGTGGCGCAAAGCGGTCTGGTGGGCAAGAACGGTACCGATTCCAGCAAGGGCCGCCCGCAGTGGTCTGCCGAACAGACCCGCTATCAGCTGCGCGACGGGGCACAGGAACTGAACGTGGATCTGACCCTGACCCAGGATAACGGGGCGCAGATCATCAAGCGCTACACCTTTGAAAAAGGCAGTTATCTGGTGCGTGTCAGCCATGTGGTGCGCAACCAGGGGGCGCAGCCCTGGAGCGGCGCCCTGTATGGCCAGATCAAGCGTGATGGCGGTGAGGACCCGGGTACCGCCAAGGGCGGCTTTGTCCCCATGCCCACCTACCTTGGTGCGGCGTACTGGGACAGCGAGAAGCCTTATAACAAGCTCGACTTCGATGACATGCAGGAAGACCCGCTCAACCTGACGGTCACCGGTGGCTGGCTTGCCATGGTGCAGCATTATTTTGTCTCTGCCTGGATCCCGGATCCCCAGCAGCGCAATCATTACTCCAGTGTTTACCTGCCCAAGCGTGATCAATACCTGCTTCGCTTTGTGTCCCCCACCATGACGGTGGAGCCCGGTGAAGAAAAAGCCCTGTATGCCGAGTTCTATGCCGGGCCCAAGCAGCAGGATCATCTGGGTGCGATCAGTGATGGCCTTAACATGACCGTGGACTACGGTTGGTTATGGTTCATCTCCCAGCCGATCTTTGCCCTGCTGGTATTCCTGCAGAGTGGCGAGGTATCCGTGTTTGGCATGGATATCGATGTGGGCTTTGGTGTGGGTAACTGGGGTGTGGCCATTATCCTGCTGACCTTCATCATCAAGGCCATCTTCTTCAAGCTCAGTGCCACCAGCTACCGTTCCATGGCGAAAATGCGCAAGGTGGCTCCCGAGATGCAGCGCATCAAGGAGCAGCACAAGAACGATCGCCAGAAAGCGCAGATGGAAACCATGAAACTGTTCCAGCGGGAGAAGATCAATCCGCTGGGCGGTTGTCTGCCCATGCTGGTACAGATGCCGGTATTCATTGCCCTGTACTATGTTCTGCTGGAATCAGTGGAATTGCGCCAGGCGCCCTTCTTCCTGTGGATCAACGACCTGTCGGTGATGGACCCGTACTTCGTGCTGCCGATTCTGATGGGGGCGTCCATGTTCCTGCAGACGCGCCTCAACCCGACCCCTGCTGATCCCATGCAGGCCCAGGTCATGAAGTGGATGCCGGTGGTCTTCTCGGTATTCATGCTGTGGTTCCCGGCCGGTCTGGTGCTCTACTGGCTGACCAACAACATCCTGTCCATTGCCCAGCAGTGGGTGATTACCCGGAACATCGAGAAGGGCTGA
- the mnmE gene encoding tRNA uridine-5-carboxymethylaminomethyl(34) synthesis GTPase MnmE, producing the protein MSNTSQDTIVAIATAPGRGGVGVVRLSGPQALAIAKAICGDRELTPRMAHFARFRDAAAEVIDEGLAIYFPAPNSFTGEEVVELQGHGGPVILDLLVKACIDAGARQARAGEFSQRAFLNDKMDLTQAEAIADLIDAGTGASARAALHSLQGAFSNEVNQLVEALIGLRIYVEAAIDFPEEEIDFLSDGKVASDLNGVYQQAERVLDEARQGRLVREGMTLVIAGKPNAGKSSLMNALAGFDAAIVTDIAGTTRDVLREAIQLDGMPLNLIDTAGLRESGDVVEQEGIRRAYAEMKKADRLLVMVDSRESDINAQDIHSLLPQSQQQLENLDLPVTVILNKADLSGLSPGAAKDGTYILSASTGEGLSDLRAHLKAVAGYQGEGQSRFSARRRHITALEQALEALDNGKAQLHSHAAGELLAEDLRAAQKALEEITGAFTADDLLGRIFSSFCIGK; encoded by the coding sequence ATGTCCAATACTAGCCAAGACACCATTGTTGCCATTGCTACTGCCCCGGGCCGGGGTGGAGTGGGGGTGGTGCGTTTGTCCGGGCCCCAGGCTCTGGCCATCGCAAAAGCGATTTGCGGTGATCGTGAGCTGACCCCGCGTATGGCCCATTTCGCCCGCTTCCGGGATGCCGCCGCGGAGGTGATCGACGAGGGGCTGGCGATCTATTTCCCGGCGCCCAACTCCTTCACTGGCGAAGAGGTGGTGGAGCTACAGGGGCACGGTGGACCGGTGATCCTCGATCTGCTGGTCAAGGCCTGCATTGATGCCGGAGCACGGCAGGCCCGGGCCGGTGAATTCTCCCAGCGGGCCTTTCTCAACGACAAGATGGACCTGACCCAGGCGGAAGCCATTGCCGACCTGATCGATGCCGGCACCGGAGCCTCCGCCCGTGCGGCCCTCCATTCCCTGCAAGGGGCCTTCTCCAACGAAGTGAATCAGCTGGTGGAAGCACTGATCGGCCTGCGTATCTATGTGGAAGCGGCCATCGACTTCCCGGAAGAGGAAATCGATTTTCTCTCCGATGGCAAGGTGGCCAGTGATTTGAACGGGGTTTATCAACAGGCCGAACGGGTACTGGATGAAGCTCGTCAGGGCCGGCTGGTTCGCGAGGGCATGACCCTGGTGATCGCCGGTAAACCCAATGCCGGCAAGTCCTCCCTGATGAATGCCCTGGCTGGATTTGACGCCGCCATTGTCACGGATATCGCTGGCACCACCCGCGACGTGCTGCGCGAGGCCATCCAGCTGGACGGCATGCCGCTCAACCTGATCGATACGGCTGGCCTGCGGGAAAGTGGTGACGTGGTGGAGCAGGAAGGCATCCGCCGCGCCTATGCAGAAATGAAAAAAGCCGACCGGCTACTGGTGATGGTGGATTCCCGGGAAAGCGATATCAATGCACAAGATATCCACAGCTTACTACCACAGAGTCAACAGCAGCTGGAAAACCTGGATTTGCCCGTCACCGTGATCCTCAACAAGGCTGACCTGTCCGGTCTGTCCCCCGGTGCCGCAAAGGACGGCACCTATATATTGTCAGCCTCCACCGGGGAAGGGCTGTCTGACCTGCGCGCCCACCTGAAAGCCGTGGCTGGGTACCAGGGCGAAGGGCAGAGCCGCTTCTCCGCCCGCCGCCGCCATATCACGGCCCTGGAACAGGCCCTCGAAGCCCTCGACAACGGCAAGGCCCAGCTGCACAGTCACGCCGCCGGCGAACTCCTCGCCGAGGACCTGCGCGCCGCCCAGAAAGCCCTGGAAGAAATCACCGGCGCCTTCACCGCCGACGACCTGCTCGGCCGCATCTTCTCCTCCTTCTGCATCGGTAAATAG
- a CDS encoding DUF6160 family protein: MASKTLYLLIALPGAAIALTPMDDAGLSQVNGRDGITVNLTSSTGMSAQEMTWETDAGTAQQALTQLTNVTLEGNGTDLSANLVMDVGHDGTDPMLSMQYQWGPSRFVMGGMQVTTPTNVSPSMGQAAFYSQGALNYANRGIFDNDGNKARLDFDLTGDWVYRQGNPGNAEMSFGNLEFTNRFTTGAANGHTAGVGTVAIDSNGIKVASDFTESILQFDLMYNDNPATSFETALRGPSDMTGRVPMMHAGWIGGLTDTLVRVDPGGVGVNALTPRTQGLNVLTQWGFDSDFILNLGHAGGNDTQLQFRDWRHLGTGSGPMLKMNLALDVLQDDAGTGGLCFGVTGLTCGASDFYDTRADDGQSAFAILVRDSYLRAYSESIAVDSLANVDSATAYDWSVILTMGLLESDILVYPGGPFMEPEGLRLDAAVMVQSPGYWAAATSSDATTRDNAAAGWASNSHFLFADIGADVAIGLMNVDVLWNADDFYFLLGQTDPTFPGLRSGMMLGTNVLSRYQVRGLLGAGSPSNLGSNIAKIALWDLNLSANQFRFVLYPTIAEGSEALGFDAFMNLDGSSHFTLAEVSSPQSAFQLYNVTGSLGWGNGSITVRSENETADNLPSLTIANELYIGQSADFGQGAPDHLDPLIGSLGFGDQNYGQIAMPGGVWHSEIIAKVP; encoded by the coding sequence ATGGCTTCTAAAACGCTTTATCTGTTAATCGCCCTGCCTGGCGCGGCTATCGCGCTTACTCCCATGGATGATGCCGGTTTGTCCCAGGTGAATGGTCGCGATGGTATCACCGTCAATCTCACCAGTTCGACAGGCATGTCCGCGCAGGAAATGACCTGGGAGACGGATGCCGGGACGGCTCAGCAGGCATTGACCCAACTCACTAATGTAACCCTGGAAGGGAACGGTACCGATCTGTCAGCCAATCTGGTGATGGATGTGGGACATGATGGCACTGACCCCATGTTGTCAATGCAGTACCAGTGGGGGCCAAGCCGTTTCGTGATGGGAGGCATGCAGGTCACCACGCCCACCAATGTGTCCCCCTCTATGGGGCAGGCCGCCTTCTATTCTCAGGGGGCTCTCAACTATGCCAATCGCGGTATCTTTGATAACGACGGTAACAAGGCACGCCTGGATTTCGATCTCACCGGGGACTGGGTGTATCGACAGGGTAACCCTGGCAATGCGGAAATGAGTTTTGGCAATCTGGAGTTTACCAACCGTTTCACCACCGGGGCCGCCAATGGTCACACCGCGGGGGTGGGCACCGTGGCTATCGACAGTAACGGTATCAAGGTGGCCTCGGACTTTACCGAATCCATTCTCCAGTTTGATCTGATGTACAACGATAACCCGGCAACCAGTTTCGAGACTGCGTTGCGTGGCCCGTCTGACATGACGGGCCGTGTACCCATGATGCATGCCGGCTGGATCGGGGGGCTCACTGACACCCTGGTGCGGGTCGATCCCGGCGGGGTTGGGGTGAATGCACTCACTCCACGGACCCAGGGGCTGAATGTGCTGACCCAATGGGGCTTCGACAGTGACTTTATTCTCAACCTGGGCCATGCCGGTGGCAATGACACCCAGCTGCAGTTCCGTGACTGGCGACACCTGGGAACGGGTAGCGGGCCCATGTTGAAAATGAACCTGGCACTGGATGTGCTCCAGGACGATGCCGGTACTGGCGGGTTGTGCTTCGGCGTAACGGGTTTGACCTGTGGCGCCTCCGATTTTTATGACACCCGTGCGGATGATGGCCAATCTGCGTTTGCCATCCTGGTGCGGGATAGCTATCTGCGTGCCTACAGCGAGAGTATCGCCGTGGACAGCCTGGCCAATGTGGACAGCGCTACGGCCTACGACTGGAGCGTGATCCTCACCATGGGCCTGCTGGAGTCAGACATTCTCGTGTATCCCGGTGGTCCTTTTATGGAACCAGAAGGCTTGCGGCTGGATGCGGCGGTGATGGTGCAGTCACCGGGTTATTGGGCGGCGGCCACCAGCAGTGATGCCACCACCCGTGACAATGCCGCTGCCGGCTGGGCCAGCAATTCCCATTTTCTGTTTGCCGATATCGGTGCGGATGTGGCGATTGGCTTGATGAACGTGGATGTGCTGTGGAATGCGGACGACTTCTACTTTCTGTTGGGGCAAACCGATCCCACCTTTCCGGGCCTGCGATCTGGCATGATGTTGGGCACCAATGTGCTTTCCCGCTACCAGGTGCGCGGCTTGCTGGGGGCAGGCAGTCCGTCGAATCTGGGCAGTAATATTGCCAAGATTGCGCTGTGGGATCTTAACCTGTCTGCCAACCAATTCCGCTTTGTGCTCTATCCCACCATTGCGGAAGGTTCAGAAGCCCTGGGCTTTGATGCTTTCATGAATCTGGACGGTTCATCCCACTTCACCCTCGCGGAAGTGTCCAGCCCGCAGTCAGCCTTCCAGCTCTACAACGTGACCGGGAGTCTGGGCTGGGGTAACGGCAGTATCACGGTGCGATCCGAGAATGAAACCGCCGACAATCTGCCCAGTCTGACCATTGCCAATGAATTGTATATTGGTCAGAGCGCTGATTTTGGACAGGGGGCGCCGGATCACCTGGATCCGCTGATTGGCAGCCTTGGGTTCGGGGATCAGAATTATGGTCAGATCGCCATGCCGGGAGGGGTATGGCACAGCGAGATCATTGCCAAAGTTCCGTGA
- a CDS encoding carboxymuconolactone decarboxylase family protein, producing MTDFQLHTEDTAPDASHSLLKASQQSFGMIPNLHAVMAEAPGLLEGYQKLHSLFLETSFTDEEITVVWQTINVEHACHYCVPAHTGIAKSMKVDDNITNALRDKTPLPTDKLEALRDFTLSVVRERGEVNQAAVDAFLQAGYEKRHILEIILGLAQKVMSNYTNHLANTPVDEPFKKFAWNEA from the coding sequence ATGACAGACTTTCAATTGCATACCGAAGACACTGCCCCTGACGCCAGCCATTCCCTTCTGAAGGCTTCACAGCAAAGTTTTGGCATGATCCCGAACCTGCATGCGGTCATGGCGGAAGCGCCGGGATTGTTGGAGGGCTATCAGAAACTGCATTCCCTGTTTCTTGAAACCAGTTTTACCGATGAGGAAATTACTGTGGTGTGGCAGACCATCAATGTGGAACATGCCTGCCACTACTGTGTTCCTGCCCATACCGGGATCGCCAAATCCATGAAGGTAGATGACAACATCACCAATGCGTTGCGTGACAAAACACCTCTGCCAACCGACAAACTGGAAGCACTGCGTGACTTTACTCTTTCTGTGGTTAGGGAGCGGGGTGAGGTCAACCAGGCGGCGGTAGACGCCTTTCTTCAGGCAGGCTATGAGAAACGCCATATCCTCGAGATCATTCTCGGCCTGGCGCAGAAGGTGATGAGCAATTACACCAACCACCTGGCCAACACGCCGGTTGATGAGCCCTTCAAGAAATTCGCATGGAATGAGGCATAA
- a CDS encoding TetR/AcrR family transcriptional regulator, with protein sequence MPRPMRYDRQECLEKAMALFWERGYHATSMKDLELVLDMRPGSIYAAFGSKEALYGEALSLYASGMAGEFSRRVSSENGVIDGLASYVREMGKLNRDKLPSCACMLVKGLLETGESDTLQQQIEDSLAGMEGLFRQAFQQALEGKELARGGGERYQPERLARWLQCSIMGLRAYAQRSGDRRALQALADDLADDVVRLKA encoded by the coding sequence TTGCCAAGACCGATGCGCTACGACCGACAGGAGTGTCTGGAAAAAGCCATGGCTCTGTTCTGGGAGAGGGGCTATCACGCTACTTCCATGAAAGACCTGGAGCTGGTGCTTGATATGCGCCCAGGTAGCATCTATGCCGCTTTTGGGAGTAAGGAAGCGCTCTATGGTGAGGCATTGTCACTGTATGCCAGTGGCATGGCCGGTGAGTTTTCCCGCCGGGTTTCATCGGAAAACGGTGTAATCGACGGGCTGGCAAGCTATGTCAGAGAGATGGGCAAGCTGAACCGTGACAAGCTGCCTTCATGTGCCTGCATGCTGGTGAAAGGCCTGCTGGAAACCGGGGAAAGCGATACCCTGCAACAGCAAATCGAGGATAGCCTGGCAGGGATGGAAGGACTGTTCCGGCAGGCGTTTCAGCAAGCGCTGGAAGGCAAGGAATTGGCGCGCGGTGGTGGCGAACGCTATCAGCCGGAGCGTTTGGCGCGATGGCTGCAATGTTCCATTATGGGCCTGCGTGCCTATGCGCAACGCTCAGGCGATCGTCGGGCGCTACAGGCATTGGCGGATGATCTGGCCGATGATGTGGTGAGGCTGAAAGCCTGA
- a CDS encoding transporter, translating to MQRWIVALLCLPAMAMAAPPFERGGLGLNPDTLDKHRIVLEQGLPDATLDQRASPEITTLDFNTLLRMQVISHMEIQVGINAYRYQKFKSENDNGDLDGLGDSSIGAKFALYRGEVFRAALLAGMLMDTSSDSFKEEEDGSFAAISGGWWLDDRHQLQLSVRFEDDGSESTTTVVPSWHARLNDQWAVFLDAGFTQNQDDGDDNNRAGGGVTWMMTPQIQFDLYGRGALDSDSVDNEAGLGVAVAF from the coding sequence ATGCAACGATGGATTGTTGCCCTGCTATGCCTGCCCGCTATGGCAATGGCCGCCCCTCCCTTTGAACGTGGAGGCCTTGGCCTTAACCCGGATACCCTGGACAAGCACCGGATCGTGCTTGAGCAGGGGCTGCCTGATGCCACACTGGACCAGCGCGCAAGCCCGGAAATCACCACCCTGGATTTCAATACCCTGCTGCGTATGCAGGTCATCAGCCACATGGAAATTCAGGTGGGCATCAACGCCTATCGCTATCAGAAGTTCAAATCCGAAAACGACAATGGCGATCTGGACGGGCTGGGCGACAGCTCCATTGGCGCCAAGTTTGCCCTGTATCGGGGTGAGGTCTTTCGCGCTGCCCTGCTGGCCGGCATGCTGATGGATACCTCCAGCGACAGTTTCAAGGAAGAAGAGGATGGCAGCTTTGCCGCCATCAGTGGTGGCTGGTGGCTGGATGATCGACACCAGCTACAACTCAGTGTGCGCTTCGAAGATGACGGCAGTGAATCCACCACCACCGTGGTGCCCTCCTGGCATGCCCGGCTCAATGATCAGTGGGCCGTGTTTCTGGATGCCGGCTTCACCCAGAACCAGGACGACGGCGATGACAACAACCGCGCCGGTGGGGGAGTGACCTGGATGATGACACCCCAAATTCAGTTCGACCTCTACGGACGCGGCGCGCTGGATTCAGACAGTGTGGATAACGAAGCGGGCCTGGGTGTTGCGGTAGCGTTCTAG